gagcaaatggagccccttgtgtggtggaaagagtgcagtggagcccagctcatggcagcagtgccatggccacaggactgacccagcccagcccagggaccaaggcccagagcactgaggcctcagccgaggcccagaaggggaggggggcaggagaaaaagagcagctctcaacaggccaaatgctgctgctccctggcactgctgctgtgctgggactctctttccctgcccctctgcacacaggcactgccctgccagactcatcagaggtctcagaaggttgaactcacaaaaacaagtcactgaaggatccttgactttgtttcaatgcattcctcatttacacaggctctgggtcaaattcaagatgTAGACAGTGACCCAGAAatgggatgaataatcaatattcactgtacacaactttatcccaggagaaaaaccacatgaaacccctaacccagcaccacaaaaccctgagcaggcaggctggaacaaggagtcccattctgaatgctatggaagagaaaacaggccctttgtggcttcagaaaagcatccagtcatcattttcctcagggcatccttgaagcAAAAGGTTTCTTAATAGAGATGCCAGAgtttggcagcaggctgtccttctcagcttggaaaatctctgctaacttccctaacaatggtacaaaccccccaccttaatgttgtcaaacagctgcatctgcaggattcatgttccagcaTTACCTAATGCACAATTATCACACTTCgttttaaatttaaaggggaggaaaaaaaaaaagcagggggtTGGAAGAGAGTCCCTACCCCAGTCATCCATCAAGTGtacatcctggccactgctcccaagaaatttaatatatgctaaacagatataaaaagacatcaaaagctttcagatataaaagtgcttcagaagcCAGATTTTAATACCGTCAAGTGGGTTTTGgccagattataaagttgactgaaatgccaggatactgcattttggaagcggcagcagctcacatattgccttgtattagtggcTGAGGTGTAttgctgattccaaagctggactatcatcatctgtaggggagagtagataaataaataaatactgaatctctaccaaaaaaagcatgaatagatgtggccacttatccaaagagctgttctgcttgctgaggactcctctctgaacacattcacctgtcattctgtcaaggtaataaatccttccactccttacagcacactcaaaagcatcctgctatttaatttcagtggaaaaatggcccaaagtgtctaaaacatttccttttgctcatgtaaaagtgctggcattttacttccttcctgataagccagtgccaatggacctgattattcttttcttattcaaagcacatcagtagttccaaagcactctcagtcttatcaggtgtctgaacagcacagttactgaaaacagtttgtcctgctcctctctccttctgccaggctctcagataaacccaactaactctctgtatttacacaccaTCAAACATAAGTTGTGTCTTCAAcacactgtagcctgtttctggcatgttacaggttttctgcttgacattagttgtacccaaaacagcagcagtgaattagcttagaacaaaaatatagtcaCTTCATAGCAGGGAACacaaaagggacacaggataggaaaaaaaaaaaaagaaaccttttgtGAAGTAAGAATGATCACTCTCATCTCAGTAGTTCACAGGTATTTATCTGGTGCTACTTGAAAAAGAGCATGGAAGCAGTAggattcaaatgcattcaaaacagacctgacacagGCCTTGAgtagaaaaatttctttttttttgtttattttattctcctgtcctctaggaactgtctctgatttgcaaggggtgagaaagtgaaagaaaggaaaatggttacaGGGTCTGACAGcatttaaatgcctttacagtttttgtctgtaacaagactgattttcatgatccaACCTTCATTTGGCACTAAAagacccccacaaaaacaaaccaaaaaaatactctcccccaaacaagcctctcagtaactctccttttcattcagtgtctcagatacagaattttcagtgctgactactgaggaataacacaagatcaactccttcagaagggccacggctttgaaggttttgcttcctgcccagccctagggaacaggcacagcatctcccttccttcttctcaggaTGACAGGATATCCTCGGGATGAGCGCAGTGTTGGAAGAGTTAAACATTAACCTGGAtgtgccctgggcactctcagctggctaaatgaaaagttctggaatgcagggagaaatcctgagttgcagctctttgattaagtacagccttctttagaagctgaagctccagcccctgagtggaggctccttcccaccaccccctcccacTAACAGTCCCCCTAAgtaataaaatatcaaacataaaaagacagtggcattcatcctccacaaagacaggaccaaatcctgcagccaatttgatgacagaaaaatatttaaaaggaaataaagaatacacagaaaatttcttgatcCTTAGTTACATTTCCAGTATATGGAGAACTACACAAACTGTCAGTAGCAGAGTACTCAGAGTACATAAAGGAGTGTGATTTcaccattttgttaaatattggttttactAGACTTTCgtgtcttgtatttctttgaaaatattcacgTGTGAGATtgaaaaaagtgtttatttcaAAAACAGCTCTAGAAACCAACACAGAATTAGGGGGAAAggggtgaaagagcagcagtcacacgtacaagaatggtctgaataaagcaagtcacctcctgcccacctaTCCTGGCACCTGACgggaaggaattttggaaatgcttagGAACAAGCTAGCACTACATTTTAgatatgactttttcatctctacatctacaggactttaaactgtttcatgtctgtaaggggggtacttttggattagatgatcaatggagcatagaggtgtgagaaaggaatcatattaggatgtgaaaccagccagagtatggtacaatgtaccttcatggcacaagcgaattgtaaggtccattgtgctttttagcaagtcagcttgatatcccctattatcagagctgagttcttccttggttttgctacatattgcaagatagatacatctacccttgaaacacagtggtagaggtcatacacaggggtgagaaagatgatgatgggaggaagattatgtgggcaggggtcgctggccccttgccctacagcagggcaggcacagactgttgctatcaggtgatgaacaggtggggtttggctgccactcaggcatcaccttatactgtgTACTGGCCTTACGTGGTGCAATGTGgagctgataaaatggggtgtcaggactgctggggtgagcgatcctcatcctgccatggagactgtgttgttctaccgggacgcccgctaagcacgggcaccgaccagctgctgcagatcctggcagccctgacctgtctgtgtgggtaagcacagtttattgagaGGAAGTAACTGAGAAAGCCActgttttatatccttttttatatccttttaattccctttttaccAGTTAATATAGTATTAAAAGCCACTCgtagtattgttttaatatcctttaaatgttcctttaattccctttttactagttaatactaTAACAAAAGCTGTTCATAGTATTGTATGAATGCCAACtgataaagcagtttttttgtattctgttttagcttttgattctctttgctagtttttattctcactgcaataaaagattttttgtactgtttgaatgtctgttgtacttgtctttattccgggcATGTATTCAAACGAAATAATACATGagggcacagctctttggggcaggagacaAGCAGCACCCTTGCCAGGACTcggggcagtggcaggtctccttgggccaggacttgccacagctgctgatttgggtgcagccctggccaaagggctcccaacagcattggtgcccttgcccacaccttccttctcgGTGTCAGCCCCCCATGTTTaggatggccaccagccagcacttctcccaaggaggccgtgccagcttgtgtggaaggccccgtgcccttcctgctgcgaCTGagtcggcggccgagggggctccttgtgctgccgtgagcaggcacaggaggggagtgtttgctcatttcttgagcCGTTCCTACAGTTCAGGTCCAGCCAGATTAGATACTTTAGAGAGTGGATTCCCTCCAAGGTGGggcaggttggcggggctgggggaggccccaggccacgtggcactgtgtcccagggccctttgtgacacgctgggcacggccggtgggatggaagggggcagggtgtccaagggccctttatgacccgcggtgacagaggtgctgctggtgacacggccacagtgtcaacagtgctcctcggagcaggcgacgggacaggacgggacagagcggtgctgtgcggagcccccgcgcagcCAACTCGTGCCTTGCTGACCCGGAGCGTTTTagaggattttctctctttcaggtgacctcgaggcatttccacaggatttggagacccggagtttctccgaggtgtctctaattcctgtggcaggtgcccttgagaccctttgcaggacttggagacccggagtttctccgaggtgtctctaagCCCTGTGTCAGGTGCTCTCaagacccttttgcaggacttggagacccggagcttctccgaggtgtctccaatccctgcggcaggtggcctcaaggccattctgcaggacttagagcccggagtttctccgaggttctctttctctcttgcaggtgccctggacaccagactgtggcatggcagggagacgcttcagcctgctcaggctgttccggaggaagaaggaggaggaaagccctggggctgctccagcacagcagcctgaagaggtgcagcaggtgcagcccccgcaggagggtgagtgctggaactgggccacagggctggtggctgcagtccccttggcctcatcctgtcccatcccgtctagacatgcccagggaaagggaggggggcagaggggctgatcTCCcggcagccgtgctccatccactgggcatcccggggctggccctgcctgctcctggagcccaggcctgggatgtgttctccggcctctcccgcacaccttcagctctgagcacgctcgctctttgccagatgcaggccaggagcggacagaagagcagctccgtgcccgtggccgcttccgcagggcagcacaggtacctgcagccatccccgcctgggctgggcctgctctcactgctcagcccagcaccgctgttgcggccctccaggggacatccctctcttccctgcccttctttctcctgcagacatttatgaaattcatgggcagtcggcgtagaaaggccaggatcacaccagctgatgtccaggcccagcctgACACCATCCCGACCCAGGTGACAAATCCTGATGTCAGCACCGCGTCGACTGCTGTCCCAGCAAAGTGTGACACCGCAACCAGTGATCAGACaacccactgggacaccacGTCCATCGATGATGTGTCacactgtgactctgtgctgcctggtctcaCGGAGGAGGTCGACGCCACAACGACGGAGGGCGTGGCGAGCACTGACGCCGGGCCTGTTCAGCGCCTGGCCgatacccccagcctggagtttcttgaggagagagctgtctctgctgaagtaagcagcctgtggccccccaagctgggtgcgctgggccccctcagcctttgaggctggcacagtgtgctgggaagggaagcatttctcgggggaagctgggcaagttgctcactctggcagctctccacctctcccctgtgcatcctccaggccagactgtgggacctggggacctggggctgctcaaggcatctccagtccctggggcaggtgccctcgaggccagacagtgggactggatgaggcgaggcatttcccaggcttctctcttgcagctgccttcaaggcacgactgcaggacttggaaagccaaagcttttttaatggcatctctgctgcaggtagcCATAACGCCAGACggagacatgcagcagagaccccctacggtgcccaagctggcctgggtgaaggaggaggagaaggaggaaagccctagggctgctccagcacagcagcctgaagaggtgcagcaggtgcagcccccgcaggagggtgagtgctggagctgggccacagggctggtggctgcagcccccttggcctcatcctgtcccatcccctctggacatgcccagggaaagggaggggggcagaggggccggggctgatctcctggcagccgtgctccatccactgggcatcccggggctggccctgcctgctcctggagcccaggcctgggctgtgttctccggcctctcccgcacaccctcagctctgagcacgctcgctctttgccagatgcaggccaggagcggacagaagagcagctccgtgcccgtggccgcttccgcagggcagcacaggtacctgcagccatccccgcctgggctgggcctgctctcactgctcagcccagcaccgctgtcgcagccctccaggggacatccctctctcttccttgcctttctcctgtagctggttTGCAGATTCATCAGGTGCATTTGGCATGAAGAGGCCACTTTCATGGCCACTGGGGCCACGGCAAACTCGGACCTCTTCAATGCCCagaccagcgctgccctgctggatATGCTGGTGGAGAACGAtgtctacaaagcaaagcaagtaagcagcctgtggccagggctccagtcccccagggatgctgtggccccTCACGTCGGCTGCTCTGGGTCCCCTCAGCCTTTTAGACCAGCAGAGATTGGTGACAAGGGgagcacttcttgggggaaACTGGGCAAGTTACTGGCTCTGGTAGCTCTCCAactgtcccctgtgtcccctccaggtgccgGCCATAGTCAGGTGCATCCATCAGTGGCTCACATCCAATGTGTCTGATGAgcacaggctggaaaagactctggtcctgctgaccaaGGCACACCCCATGGATGTTGCAGTGACCCTGctgcgctctgccccagcctgtgacaggtaTGGGGCCCACCTGCCTTGAAGGCTCACCTGCCTTTAGACCCCATCcccctggacagcctgtcccAAATGGGGTGCCAGAGagatggagacttccaggacactccagctcctctctttgccagctttggcaTGTCAGCCTCCAATCCTGAGACcagcctgcctccctgccccacaaggcaccgtggctctgtcacctgggccTCGCAGTtgcccaggccacagagctgtgtcccagacccccctgagccagagttgtgactccacagagctgctcgcaCCATGTGGAAGACGCTCATCTCCTCCAGAGGGACTAAGGAGCcggtgctgcagatcctcttccatgtgctggaatactggccagcgcacaggagacgcacctctgatggggatgagagggatgtctttgccctggctgtgagtttcttgagCTGGCCTCTGCTCGCCCCCAGGTTGCCTCTGGGACGCCTTTCCATCCTTCctcaccactgcttctccctgccccaggcactgggctgcaagcctagcttaggggcaggttcagggacaccaggctgggggatccccctgtgtctcctctggcctgtccctgccacgcttgggccctgccacatggacatctgggccctgagagctgtctctgggtgctttgtctttggcaggcaactgtggcactctgggagatcctccagctctcccactCCTGGTGCCCAAGTGCATTGAAGGACAATTTCCCGCGcctccttctgactctgctcttccaagttttcatcagcacagaggagatgtcagaggaggtcgagaccttctggaggcgatgccgggagcagcgcagccttccccccaaccccaacaggtgctccatcccagtcccctctccctgccacgccctcggggctggggccagggctctgtgcctgacctgggctgtgctctgcacacaggtttgcagtgcagactgttaaagccctgctgcgccagctgctggatgaggacgtGTTGATGGCGATCGGTCGCAAGAgtggctgggacatgctcctcaaggctgacagccaccactatgcagtgggtctgctggccaggtgagagccctttctccccactgccccacacccccacaggtcatttctgccctgtgcacaggccacccctcacagtgcctgtgtgctgggccagagggccttggcagccagggatggctgagcagagtggaaaaggcagagaggggcggctgcacaggaggagccacctcccaaagtgcccacgtcctctcctgggctggtggccaaagaccaggcctgtgtgagtcagtcccaggagagctttgcccacctggctcagggtctctggcacctttattcccccttgcagggagctgtgccatgTATCCCGCTCCTTCTGCCGCAGCATCGCCGTCAGCCTGCTCCCGCGGCTCAGCAGGGGAGAGCCcctgtgggaactgcctgccctggcgttcctggtggaggtgagcctgatggcgagcgctgcctggcccagctgcctccccctctctgccctctcacagccgcagccgcccgggacggtgcctgcaccctgtgctgctgcctgggcccagccccgggcgggtcCGGGCTCCTGCTGGCCGGgcaccctgtcactgctccctgcctttcaggtcctgcactgcctgaaccCCAGACAATATGGGCCCAGCGTCCTGCAGATTATTTCCAGGCACCTGCGCAGTCAGTGCCCGGAGAGGCGTCGCCTGGCGCTCCGaggcctggtggtgctcagcaaGGCTCCCTcaatggtgagcagggggcaggggctgaagctGGGCCGGCAGCGTGCggctgtgcaaggcagtagcttggccttggctggcctttggcagctgtggcagctgctcccagctctcctcctccccgttcAGCTGCCCGACTCCTTTGGGACgcacctttggcctctgggccccgcggcagcagcgtggggctgcaccacagcattgtgttccacacaggctaAGAGCATCTGGAGCCTGAAtgaaagcctcctggagctactgcaggatgcagacacgGACGCGGTTCAGATGACCCTCTCTGCGTTCATCAATGTGCTGGGCTTGAAAATCATCAAAATATCCACCCCTACTGCCCTGAAGTTGCTTGAGGCGCTGCGGCCACTCTTTGAcaacgtaaggctctgtgcccctcatcgtgggcactgagtgctgccaggaaactttgggcccagtgtcttttcaggcctgtgccccggtgggcctggagaagccagtgctgaggtcttttcctcttcctttgcaccaggagcacagccagctgcagcagctctccatgctcctcTTCCGGGAGCTGATGGAAGCGACAGAGAGGAACAAGAGCCTAAAGCCACACGTGTACCTGAGTCTGGTGCCATTCTACTTCAACTGGCACAATGAGAACCAgcgtgtggcagaggtgaggactcGTGGGCTCTgttgtccccatggcaggaggctgctgtgcctcctgccctggcccatggtcgcctgcagcctcctcctggccttggtgcagggatgtgggtgctgtgccctgggctgtggtgcCATGGCCcgctctctgttgctgtgcaggcctctcggagagcactgtttggtgCAGCCAGGTTCTTGAAGTGGAGAGATCTTGAGCACTTGGTGACCATGGAGCAGCCGTGGAGGTTTCCcgagtgcctggtaaggacggCCCCAAAGCCCCACCCCACGGctccccaggagcacccagccctctgctccccccaaagcctGGCCCCAGTggctgctggccaggcctcagggctctgtgggcaggggagccccgtgctgggggcagggagtgcccggccaaggggcagagcctgagcccagccttccctccatgccctggcgctctttgcagctggaaaaggacaggagccgagTGGGCCAGTACGTGCGCCAGGCCCTGCCgttcctggagagcccagaggagcccctgcgaaagctggccatcaagtttctgggtgagccacaaggccggggtccctccccaccccgctgcagctcggccccagccccggctgctgcagcggcagcaggatgcggcccagggcatgtggagccccgagtggccccgagcgcctgctgccgccctgtgccagcccagccctggggcgtccccatgcgggaaggccccgggctcagccctgccagggcaggaggccgtgTGGCCGGGCTGGCAGCGCCGCTGCGGGGgacctgtgcctctggggcctgacaggctctgtgttcccagggatcgccgccaggtccatgaagcaggagcagccagagctgcagctcatctgccaaggtgagcgagggcaccttccagctgatccccttgggccctgctccctcctggccatggcaagagctggctgggatggccctggcaggaggggctcctcacg
This Pseudopipra pipra isolate bDixPip1 chromosome W, bDixPip1.hap1, whole genome shotgun sequence DNA region includes the following protein-coding sequences:
- the LOC135404659 gene encoding maestro heat-like repeat-containing protein family member 6, whose product is MAGRRFSLLRLFRRKKEEESPGAAPAQQPEEVQQVQPPQEDAGQERTEEQLRARGRFRRAAQTFMKFMGSRRRKARITPADVQAQPDTIPTQVTNPDVSTASTAVPAKCDTATSDQTTHWDTTSIDDVSHCDSVLPGLTEEVDATTTEGVASTDAGPVQRLADTPSLEFLEERAVSAEVAITPDGDMQQRPPTVPKLAWVKEEEKEESPRAAPAQQPEEVQQVQPPQEDAGQERTEEQLRARGRFRRAAQLVCRFIRCIWHEEATFMATGATANSDLFNAQTSAALLDMLVENDVYKAKQVPAIVRCIHQWLTSNVSDEHRLEKTLVLLTKAHPMDVAVTLLRSAPACDRAARTMWKTLISSRGTKEPVLQILFHVLEYWPAHRRRTSDGDERDVFALAATVALWEILQLSHSWCPSALKDNFPRLLLTLLFQVFISTEEMSEEVETFWRRCREQRSLPPNPNRFAVQTVKALLRQLLDEDVLMAIGRKSGWDMLLKADSHHYAVGLLARELCHVSRSFCRSIAVSLLPRLSRGEPLWELPALAFLVEVLHCLNPRQYGPSVLQIISRHLRSQCPERRRLALRGLVVLSKAPSMVSRGQGLKLGRQRSVPLIVGTECCQETLGPVSFQACAPVGLEKPVLRSFPLPLHQEHSQLQQLSMLLFRELMEATERNKSLKPHVYLSLVPFYFNWHNENQRVAEASRRALFGAARFLKWRDLEHLVTMEQPWRFPECLLEKDRSRVGQYVRQALPFLESPEEPLRKLAIKFLGTFKTRAWASKLYIQHLRATKEEAAEAEAKQGLVWWSFRDGGK